A single genomic interval of Chryseobacterium paludis harbors:
- a CDS encoding polysaccharide biosynthesis protein → MKKLHDAFNALYNGDNIVKITKLRYIPRWLVILIDILIVLISILLSRLFLRNLDVKVNFPEYTVQKRFLLIGTNILFMYVFKTYAGIIRHSTFFDFFKIILSSGSTLVSLLVINYLWQLGVGRSLFLYPNLFLYFLISVSIMFFFRMVTKQFFNILIDIKGASSKVRIAVVGVGEASVALARAIMHNPNYPYRLQGFLTGRSDSNRALLLGYKIYNKSQFFTSEKLIKQFDAVLLIKEIMTKQEIEEWMTLALDNGLKVLKAPTLSKMRDSDLVGGISQLQIEDLLNRKPIKIESEDVTKRHFEKNVLVTGGAGSIGSEIVRQVAQFNPSLIVVLDQAESPLYELELELLEKFPDQRFKFVLADISNSYRLEKVFEDYQFSMVYHAAAYKHVPLIEENPHEAIFVNILGTKNLSLLSKKYKVNRFVMVSTDKAVNPTNVMGASKRAAELFVQSLQNSPGNTTKFITTRFGNVLGSNGSVIPHFRKQIEKGGPVTITHPDIIRYFMTIPEACELVLQAGTMGNGGEIYVFDMGEPVKILDLAKRMIRLSGYTPDVDIKITFIGLRPGEKLYEELLSNNTVTIPTHHEKILISRDPLMEFDEVDVLSKQIILAAVKRDKLQVVRILKTIVPEFISNNSEFEILDKEPEVNSSI, encoded by the coding sequence ATGAAAAAGTTGCATGACGCTTTTAATGCTCTTTACAATGGCGATAACATTGTGAAAATCACCAAATTGAGATATATACCGAGGTGGTTGGTTATTCTTATTGATATCCTGATTGTTTTGATTTCCATACTGCTTTCACGCCTTTTCTTAAGAAATTTGGATGTGAAGGTTAATTTTCCGGAATATACAGTTCAAAAAAGGTTTTTACTGATCGGAACGAATATTTTATTTATGTATGTTTTTAAAACGTACGCTGGGATTATCAGACATTCCACTTTTTTCGATTTCTTTAAAATTATTTTATCTTCTGGAAGTACACTGGTTTCTCTTTTAGTGATTAACTATTTGTGGCAATTAGGAGTGGGGAGATCATTATTTTTATATCCTAATCTGTTTTTGTATTTCCTTATCTCGGTTTCTATAATGTTCTTTTTTAGAATGGTAACAAAACAGTTCTTTAATATTCTTATTGATATTAAAGGAGCATCTTCTAAAGTTAGAATAGCTGTTGTTGGTGTTGGTGAAGCTTCTGTAGCTTTAGCACGAGCAATTATGCATAATCCAAATTATCCATATCGACTACAAGGATTTCTTACGGGAAGATCTGATTCCAATCGAGCCTTATTATTAGGATATAAGATATATAATAAAAGTCAGTTCTTTACTAGTGAAAAGCTTATAAAACAATTTGATGCTGTCTTACTGATTAAAGAGATCATGACAAAGCAGGAGATTGAAGAATGGATGACACTGGCTTTAGATAATGGACTTAAAGTACTAAAAGCACCTACGCTTAGCAAAATGCGAGATAGTGACTTAGTGGGTGGTATTAGTCAACTTCAGATTGAAGATTTACTAAATCGTAAACCTATTAAAATAGAAAGTGAGGATGTTACAAAAAGACATTTTGAAAAAAATGTATTGGTAACTGGAGGAGCGGGTTCTATTGGTAGCGAAATCGTAAGACAGGTAGCACAGTTTAATCCTTCATTGATTGTTGTGCTGGATCAAGCTGAATCACCCTTATATGAACTGGAATTGGAACTTTTGGAAAAATTCCCAGATCAAAGGTTTAAGTTTGTATTGGCTGATATATCTAATAGTTACAGATTAGAAAAAGTATTTGAAGATTATCAGTTTTCTATGGTTTATCATGCAGCGGCATATAAACATGTGCCACTAATAGAAGAAAATCCTCATGAAGCTATTTTTGTGAATATTCTAGGAACTAAGAACCTATCCTTACTATCCAAAAAATATAAAGTAAATCGTTTTGTAATGGTTTCTACAGATAAGGCAGTAAACCCAACTAATGTAATGGGTGCTTCAAAAAGAGCTGCGGAATTATTTGTGCAATCTCTACAAAACTCACCTGGAAATACTACAAAATTTATTACAACTCGTTTTGGAAATGTATTGGGATCCAATGGTTCAGTAATTCCACACTTTAGAAAGCAAATTGAAAAAGGAGGTCCTGTAACTATTACACATCCTGATATCATTCGATATTTTATGACAATTCCAGAAGCTTGCGAGTTAGTACTTCAAGCTGGAACAATGGGGAATGGTGGAGAAATCTATGTATTCGATATGGGTGAACCCGTTAAGATCTTAGATTTAGCAAAAAGAATGATAAGATTATCAGGCTATACTCCTGATGTAGATATTAAAATTACGTTTATTGGATTGAGACCTGGTGAAAAACTATATGAAGAGCTTTTAAGCAATAATACAGTTACAATTCCTACCCATCACGAGAAAATTTTAATTTCAAGAGATCCTTTAATGGAATTTGATGAAGTAGATGTCTTAAGTAAACAGATTATTCTGGCTGCTGTAAAAAGAGATAAGTTACAGGTGGTTAGGATACTTAAAACGATTGTTCCTGAATTTATAAGTAATAATTCGGAATTTGAGATTTTGGATAAAGAACCTGAGGTTAACAGCTCAATATAA
- a CDS encoding polysaccharide biosynthesis/export family protein, which produces MSLKYFIYGAVSLVIFSCAAKQDINYMKDIDGIVLENSIKNSRVDFQPGDQLIITVTAKDLDVVKPFNQNYSSGTTVSQYSIPSSNNLAQQVPVSGPTYTIDTNGDIIFPQIGQVSTKNENIETLRMKLSNLIKDYVKNPIVDIRLINFKVSVLGEVTKPGTYVIPDGNTTLLSALGLAGDLTPYGVRNNILIVRNNDGQINKERVDLTSANFINSPYYYLKQNDVVYVQPNSNREKAARVDPNTGLYISVASVIASITVGILALIKN; this is translated from the coding sequence ATGAGTTTGAAATATTTTATTTATGGAGCTGTGAGTTTGGTGATATTTTCTTGTGCAGCTAAACAAGACATTAATTATATGAAAGATATTGATGGTATTGTGCTGGAAAATTCAATAAAAAATAGCAGGGTTGATTTCCAACCTGGAGACCAGTTGATTATAACTGTTACTGCAAAGGATCTGGATGTTGTAAAACCTTTTAATCAAAATTATTCTTCAGGGACTACAGTTTCACAATATTCAATACCAAGTTCTAATAATCTTGCACAGCAAGTTCCTGTATCAGGACCAACTTATACTATAGATACTAATGGAGATATTATTTTTCCTCAAATCGGACAGGTAAGTACTAAAAATGAAAATATCGAAACATTAAGGATGAAATTAAGTAATCTTATTAAAGATTATGTGAAAAATCCTATAGTTGATATTAGACTTATTAATTTTAAAGTTTCTGTTTTGGGAGAAGTTACAAAACCGGGAACTTATGTGATACCTGATGGAAATACTACATTGTTAAGTGCATTAGGTCTGGCAGGAGATCTTACACCTTATGGAGTTAGAAACAATATTTTAATTGTTCGGAATAATGATGGACAAATTAACAAGGAAAGAGTAGATCTTACAAGCGCTAATTTCATCAATTCTCCTTATTACTATCTTAAACAAAATGATGTTGTTTATGTTCAGCCGAATTCAAATAGAGAGAAGGCTGCAAGAGTGGATCCAAATACAGGACTTTATATTTCAGTAGCCTCTGTAATCGCTTCAATTACTGTGGGAATATTGGCTTTAATTAAAAACTAG
- a CDS encoding polysaccharide biosynthesis/export family protein — MNKKIITYLVILLVVLASCKPKQNMVYMSQQNMEEEIAKAKFEGLHIQQGDVLLILVSALDETAVKPFNLNTANRVGSEAPNGVNQFVQPSEYMVNEDGNINFPVLGNVYTKGMTQVQLKNDLESRLKRYLTDPLVTITLKNFNVSVLGEVKAPGQKESSTQKLNIFQALSLAGDMTDFGDRTKVKLIRTGDDGIDQVVNLDMSRSDIVNSPYYYMKQNDVLYIQPDKNKQVQANSNPNRALTFQILASALGVATLIISLTR, encoded by the coding sequence ATGAATAAAAAAATTATTACATACCTTGTAATACTGTTGGTGGTTTTGGCATCGTGCAAACCAAAACAGAATATGGTATATATGTCGCAGCAGAATATGGAGGAGGAAATTGCCAAGGCTAAATTTGAGGGGTTACATATCCAACAAGGGGATGTTCTCTTAATACTGGTTTCTGCACTTGATGAGACGGCTGTAAAACCCTTTAACCTTAATACTGCAAATCGTGTGGGAAGTGAAGCTCCTAATGGAGTTAACCAATTTGTACAACCAAGTGAATATATGGTGAACGAAGATGGGAATATTAACTTTCCTGTATTGGGGAATGTATATACTAAAGGTATGACACAAGTACAATTAAAAAATGATCTTGAATCCCGATTAAAGAGATATCTTACAGATCCTTTGGTTACTATTACTTTAAAGAATTTTAATGTAAGTGTTTTAGGAGAAGTTAAAGCTCCAGGTCAAAAGGAAAGCAGTACGCAGAAGCTCAATATTTTTCAAGCACTTAGTCTTGCTGGGGATATGACCGATTTTGGGGATCGTACAAAAGTAAAACTGATTCGTACCGGAGATGATGGTATTGATCAGGTTGTAAACTTAGATATGTCGAGGTCAGATATCGTTAATTCACCTTATTATTACATGAAACAAAATGATGTTTTATATATACAACCTGACAAAAATAAGCAGGTACAAGCTAATTCTAATCCGAACAGAGCCCTTACTTTTCAGATTCTCGCTTCAGCGTTGGGGGTAGCAACTCTTATCATTTCTTTAACACGATAA
- a CDS encoding GumC family protein encodes MQQTEFQEKEEILDLRKIIGKYLHKWPWFVISILIFLIGGFMYLRYAVPQYQSITTLKFDKKQTDITGALADLDNLGLGLGNADELKSEAAVVNSRPILMKVVKNLNLNVQYFSKGEIKDSELFTNVPIIAKVISSDYDKNFISSEYLVTKIDGIQFTLWEEKKGEVKGVFNKPLKLDFGTVILQKNAQLPSNTKYKIVFWNPLERLKKLEKNITVDLPDEKALLMDISIIGAVPEKSEAILNEVTRQYNLDGLRDKNLQAQNTQEFIDKRLEVITRDLSGVESQKEDFQNRNRIVDLEAQAQLALQNTSENTKSLLLQQTQLDLLNSLAEEASKGGNQLMPSNLGLNPSLEQTISQYNTLLISRNKTLKQATNENPAVVEMNKEILALKEIVRDNIRQQKETVQASINQLNGQISVNNGLIEKVPGQSKVYRGIERQQTLKEQLFLFLLQKREENAINLSINLPKAKIVNPAFTQDIAVSPKKIIILLGAILLGGLLPFGLLYVFFLWDDKIYSRADITERSSLGVLAEIPSLKDNEIHLVQKNDFSELAEAFRVLISNLKFVLPVKDSARIIMVTSSIKGEGKTLTSVNLALTLANKNGRSLLVGSDIRNPQIQRYDSEPIKRKGLTEYLYDETVNVDELIHTSDTNPFCDVIYAGSIPPNPQELLSNGRYQKLIKDLASQYAYIVIDSAPLMLVSDTLNFTDIADATLYVVRSGVSKNILIDFANNLVNDSKLKNVSFVINDVAKNVGGYGYGYNYGYGYGYNSDKKEVWWRRIFRK; translated from the coding sequence ATGCAGCAGACAGAATTTCAGGAAAAGGAAGAAATATTAGATTTGAGAAAAATTATTGGGAAGTATTTGCATAAATGGCCATGGTTTGTCATATCTATCCTAATCTTTTTAATTGGAGGCTTTATGTATTTAAGATATGCAGTACCTCAATATCAATCCATTACAACTCTTAAATTTGATAAAAAACAAACGGATATTACTGGTGCACTGGCAGACTTAGATAACCTCGGTTTAGGCCTGGGTAATGCTGATGAATTGAAAAGTGAAGCTGCAGTTGTTAATTCAAGACCGATTCTTATGAAGGTCGTGAAGAATCTAAATCTTAATGTACAATATTTTAGTAAAGGAGAAATTAAAGATTCAGAACTTTTCACAAATGTACCTATCATAGCTAAAGTCATAAGTTCTGATTATGATAAGAATTTTATTTCCTCTGAATATTTGGTGACAAAAATTGATGGAATTCAATTCACTTTATGGGAAGAGAAAAAAGGTGAAGTAAAAGGAGTATTTAATAAACCTCTAAAGCTCGATTTTGGAACAGTGATTCTACAAAAGAATGCTCAGTTACCTTCGAATACCAAATATAAAATCGTTTTTTGGAATCCGTTGGAAAGATTGAAAAAACTTGAAAAGAATATAACAGTAGACTTGCCCGACGAAAAAGCATTACTGATGGATATAAGTATTATTGGTGCTGTTCCGGAGAAGTCAGAAGCTATTCTTAATGAAGTTACAAGGCAATATAATCTGGATGGGCTAAGAGATAAGAACTTACAAGCACAAAATACCCAGGAGTTCATCGATAAAAGACTTGAGGTAATAACCCGTGATCTTTCCGGTGTAGAAAGCCAAAAAGAAGATTTTCAGAACCGCAATCGTATCGTTGATTTGGAAGCACAGGCTCAGCTGGCACTTCAAAATACGAGTGAAAATACAAAATCTCTCCTTCTCCAACAGACCCAATTGGATTTATTAAATTCTTTGGCTGAAGAAGCTTCAAAAGGAGGAAACCAACTTATGCCTTCCAATTTAGGCCTTAATCCATCATTGGAGCAAACTATTTCTCAATATAATACTTTGCTTATCAGTAGAAATAAAACATTAAAACAGGCCACAAATGAAAACCCAGCAGTGGTAGAAATGAATAAGGAGATTTTGGCATTGAAAGAAATTGTTCGTGATAATATTCGTCAACAAAAAGAAACAGTACAAGCTTCTATTAATCAATTGAATGGACAAATTTCAGTAAATAACGGACTCATTGAGAAAGTACCTGGCCAATCAAAAGTGTATCGTGGTATAGAGAGACAACAAACACTTAAAGAGCAGCTTTTTCTCTTTTTGCTACAGAAAAGAGAGGAAAATGCAATTAATTTATCAATTAATTTACCAAAAGCTAAAATAGTTAATCCTGCTTTTACTCAGGACATTGCTGTATCACCTAAAAAAATTATAATTCTTTTAGGAGCAATTTTATTAGGTGGATTACTCCCGTTTGGATTATTATATGTATTCTTTTTATGGGATGATAAAATATATAGCAGAGCTGACATTACAGAACGTTCTTCTCTAGGTGTTCTGGCGGAGATACCATCATTGAAAGATAATGAGATCCACCTGGTGCAGAAAAATGATTTTTCAGAGTTAGCAGAAGCATTTAGGGTATTGATATCTAATCTTAAATTTGTATTGCCTGTTAAGGATTCAGCAAGGATTATTATGGTTACATCTTCGATAAAAGGAGAAGGAAAAACATTAACTTCGGTTAACCTGGCTCTTACTCTTGCAAATAAAAATGGTCGCTCACTTTTAGTTGGTTCAGATATTCGAAATCCTCAGATTCAGCGTTATGATAGTGAACCAATTAAAAGAAAAGGTCTTACAGAGTATTTATATGATGAAACGGTAAATGTTGATGAACTAATACATACTTCAGACACAAATCCATTTTGTGATGTTATCTATGCAGGAAGTATCCCTCCAAATCCTCAGGAGCTTCTTTCTAATGGAAGATATCAAAAGCTTATAAAGGATCTGGCTTCACAGTATGCTTATATTGTAATTGACTCTGCACCACTTATGTTGGTTTCAGATACCCTTAATTTCACGGATATTGCAGATGCTACTTTATATGTTGTGAGATCTGGAGTATCAAAAAATATTTTGATTGATTTTGCTAATAATTTGGTTAATGATTCAAAGTTGAAGAATGTATCTTTTGTTATTAATGATGTTGCTAAAAATGTAGGTGGCTATGGTTATGGATATAATTATGGATATGGATATGGCTACAACAGTGATAAAAAAGAAGTTTGGTGGCGAAGGATATTTAGGAAATAA
- a CDS encoding regulatory protein RecX: MEKKSYTFEEIKQKLVNYCVYQDRCHAEVEQKMREFLLIPEAKEEIFLYLLKENYLNEERFTRSYIRGKFYIKHWGRNKIKINLKQKQISEKLISSCFDEIDEADYHKALKKAFEDYYSKQKGLKEYQKKSKTIKYLMSKGFEYEIILEILEN, encoded by the coding sequence ATGGAGAAGAAGTCTTATACTTTTGAGGAGATTAAACAGAAACTGGTAAACTATTGTGTTTATCAGGATCGCTGTCATGCCGAAGTGGAGCAGAAGATGAGGGAATTTTTATTGATTCCTGAAGCTAAGGAAGAAATTTTTTTATATCTGCTAAAAGAAAATTACTTAAATGAGGAAAGGTTTACCAGAAGTTATATCAGAGGGAAGTTTTATATAAAACATTGGGGGCGAAATAAGATCAAGATCAACTTAAAACAAAAACAGATCTCTGAAAAATTGATCAGTTCATGTTTTGATGAGATAGATGAGGCAGATTATCATAAAGCTCTTAAGAAGGCATTTGAAGATTACTACTCTAAACAGAAAGGCTTAAAAGAATATCAAAAAAAATCTAAGACCATAAAATATCTGATGAGTAAAGGTTTTGAATATGAAATTATTCTTGAAATATTAGAAAATTAA